The Quercus lobata isolate SW786 chromosome 9, ValleyOak3.0 Primary Assembly, whole genome shotgun sequence region CATGAAGACCGTCGGGGGGAATAAGGGAAAACCCACGGCCACCTAACAACTCTCATACAAAAGAGGTCATCACGGCTTGCCAATACCCATGCATTGTAGCCGTACAAAGGCCCTCTCTGTGTGAGCCCAAAATGGTGACTACTGTGAAGTGCTTGCTCCAAAACTCAAAAGCACTAGGGCACAAAAAAGGTTGTACAGAAGTAGTAGACTCCAAGATGGCAGTAAAATCATCGAGTATGTCCTGATCCAACCCAAACTTCCTCCTCACTTTATTGGCAGAATAATGGAGATGCCCTCGTCGGCCAGATAAGCCAACCACCCAGCATTGGTGGTTGCCAAGTACGTGATCCCCTTCTCATCAAAAGCAGTCAACGGGGTAGTGGTCTTAGCAGTGTCTGTAAAGGGACCCATGACTAAATTAGCACATGTGAAATCAGTGCTTAAACCCTTGTAAGCCCTCCAAGAAAAACCAACTCCCTTGTCAAAGAACTCAATGGCAGGATGCCCAAACGGCTTTAACCCAACCCAACGGTAAGCCaatgaaaaatcagaagcaAAATGACCACAAAAATCAGTAATCACCCTCAGACAAGACCAGTACTTCTCTTTGGCAAAACGAACAAACTTACACTTGGCTAAATGCCTAGCACAACACTCTCATAGCAGATGCTGCAATACGATACTATGGGTAGAGGTAGTAACTATGTGGTAGAAACCTGTCTGTCTCTCATCACCTTGTTGAATATCCAACTGCACATACAAATGACCCAGAAAAATAGGGGCCAATGGCAGACTCACCCTAGCAGAAATCTTTATAGCTAACTGAAAGTAAAGAGGTTTCACGGCAGAATGTGGGTGAGAGCCAAAAATAAACTTACAAAGCCAAAATGCGATGAAGGCCTCATGGTAGACTGTGTCAGAAGCCTTGGAGAAAGCCCTAACCCAATGGGACAACTTCGCGTTCCCACTCATCCCTTTCCTCAACTTAGCCTCCACGGCCTCCTCCTCAGAAGAAAGCTCGATATCGCTTGGGTCCATATCGCCAAGAATAGGCAGCAACAGTTGGTTCGCCACATCCTCCAAGGTCACGGTGATCTTGCCGCAAGAAATGAAGAAGGTATGGGTGGCGCTGCACCATTGGCGAACCAAATGGTGAAGATTGAACAAGTCTCGATAGTTGGACAAGCACTGAAACGAAATGATGGCCTTCAACACACCAGCCTGCTATAACGCCGCCATGAAACCTGTGTCAGACAACTCCTTGTCCACCCACTCCTTCCAACCCAAAGAAGTGCCTGACCCAAACTCGAAGAGAATGGGCATAGGAAGTGATGTCCTTTGACGTATATCAAGATTGGGAATGGTGGAAGCCAAAGGGGTCTAAGAAACCTCTGTGTCATGGCGGCAAATAGAGAGCCACACATGGCCCGGCGACGGAGGCAAATAGTCACTGGGCACCACAAGGAAGTGAATGTGAGTATCATACCATGGGTCGATGAGGGGAGGGCACTCACTATTCGGGTCGCAACCTTCTTCCTCCTCCTTGGAGCAGTTTGATTCGAAGAGGGGAGTCTCTTCACCCACGGTTTTGGTAGGAGGATCGTCCACGGCGACCTCTTTCTCCTTACAGCAGGAAGAACCTTCATCTTTTGTTGGCGACATGATGGGTTGtttgaatgaagaagatgggtAATGAAGTTTTGGGAAAGATGGCAcgataaagagaaagaaagaagaatttgaGAGAATGATGGAAAAGGGAAAAGTCCAAGGGCTAAAGACAATAAAAGTGACGTGAAATGAGGCAACGGGTTAGCTGTCAAAAGAAGCATCGTATTAATGAAGCAGAAGTTATGTTTCAAAATAACTACTAAACTGGGGAATTCAAAGGGAAAACCTTGTTCATGACAAGAAAGGAAATAAGGTGGGTCCTACTGTTCAAAAAACCcgcaaaaaaaaagagagaaaagaatatcTTTTAATGCTCGCATATGAATTGTAAGAGCAATTCATATGCTCAGAGGGCTGaatgttgatgcccatttttaaCAAAGGGGCCTAATGGCAGAAGAAGTCCAACAATATGAAAAAGATGGGGGGAGAAAATAGTAAAGTAAAAACCAGTAAGCCAgaatggcaggaataatggtCAACAAGCCCACAAAAATAATAAGTGGCTAGAAAGAAGCAAATGGGATGAGGAAGCCCAAATAATGAAGGTAGTAAACCCATGGGAATGGTAAGAGGTGGAAAAGACATAAATGGGCTGAGGAAGCCCAAGAAATGAATTAGTAAATTTGTAGGGTTGGCATAAGCGCCAATAAGCCTGAAAGGTAATAAAAGGTAAGGATGTGGTAattgggccggggaagcccAAAGGATTTAGCAAAAACCCATGGGAGTGAAAGaggtaaggaagaagaaaatggacTGAGGATGCCTAAGGAATGAAATAGGTCGAGGGAAGCCTAAGGGATGGAATGGGCTGGCCTAGCAGGAATGCTAGCTAGTAAaacccaaaagaagaaagaatgtaAGAAATGGACTGGTAGGAGCTTAGCCTGTAAGCCCAAAggtaacaaaaaaataagtgatATCATAGCAGAAGCAATGCAGTGGCATGGCAGGAGCACTAGCCAGCCCATGGACACAGGACAAAAGGGGACATGAGCCAGGTAGGAGGGAGAGGGCCTACACCTAAACAATGAACAGTGAGGAGATGGAATGCAAAGAATAAAAGCCCAAAGGCCTATGTATCATTCACACCACAAGAGTTAAACAAATACCAAAACGTGTAGTAGAATCAGACAAACACGGAGGCAATGAAAAATGCGTGAAGGCCAAAAAAGTAATGGATTCAGAAGGAAGTAGAGCATGCACACAGGGCTCAAGCACCACCTACttgtacccaaccaatacaAGGGAGGTGGGCCACGGGTCAGAGGTATGAGAAGGTGTGGTTTAGCGGTGGGGAGAAGGGGGGAGCCTATTTTGGGGTTCCCGCTCAAACTTTTTTGGGGAGAAATGTCTTGCTGGTATGACATctcacccaaaagaagtaaacATAAGCTGGAATCACTAGATGCATGTCATATAGGTAGGTAAGGAACAGGTTTAACCCCTTATCTGGATGATAGTATTAAGAGAGGTAagagacaaaacaaaaaccatttTTGTTTGGAAATGAGGCGTGATGCAGCCTACACAGTGTAATAGTAGTGGCTGGGCAGCTGGCAGGCCAGTGGGCAATCTTGGAAGGACTCCCACAATGAGCCAAAAGCGGTTAAGGGGTTAAAATGGTAAATCTTGTCACAACAGACAGTATAAAAGGCTATAGGCGTGAGCAGTGAAGGGGGGAACAAcggcaaacaaaaaaaaaaagagatagaaagaaagaaaagagagcaaagtaaacaaaaaagtaaacaaagaagtaaaaaaagaagtaaaaaaagaaaaggaaagatacaaaaatcccaaagaaaagaagaaacatgAGTGCTAGGAAAAGAGGCATGCGTCAATAGGCTACCCATTTCTCTCCCTATCAATAAACCCACTCTCTGATAAGCTAAGAACTCAAGTTTCAGCCATCTAGGTCCTTTTTTCCAAAGTGTGTAACCTCTACAGCAAGAATTCCCTTTAAGGTTACCCACATTGGAGATTGGCTCCCTTTTTGGGCTTGTGTTCGCTGAACAATTAAGccaattccttttttttttataaatgactAACTCATTATCCTACCGATAGACTGTTTGCCGTAATCTTGTTATTTGTGATTATATTTCTTTACTCTCCCTTGTCgtgttatttattattgttaattgGTAGAAATGTTTTAGTTATTTTGTTGCATCGTGCTTTCTGCTGTAACATCTGTAATAGTCATTCCTGTCGTGAGCACACGGTACATCTAAGGCTCCTGCCAGGGCATGTCTATGTGGGGATGGCCCAACTTGCGCACAAGCTAGCCTAAGGTGTGTTTTAGTTAAGCCAGTCCCAGCTCTTGTACCTCAGAATCACAGATCGTGGTACAGTAGGAAAAATTCagcccaaaacacaaaaaaaaaaaaaaaaaaaaaaaaagcccaccACAAGCATCACTTTAAACTCACGCATAGAGTTGATGGTCCTTTTaatatgattaaatttattgttgaaaatgcATAGAAAGTCGAGCTTTTGGGGGACTATGgtgttttgacaacttttaaaGTCATGTTCACCTTTTGCCATATTATAAGGAAGAAGGTGAGCAAGACTCGAGGAAGAGTCTTTTCCAACCATTAGGGGATTTTTTAAGGGGCACTGCAGTTTGGAATCCATTATATGCCCTAATAAGGATTGCATGGGTTGAAGGAGAGAATCCTAAATGCATTggatattgaattttttattgtaagATTGTTGAGTCTCACATCGAGTATTTATTAGGTTTTGGGTTATATAAGCAATTACAATGAGCTAAATGACATACTACTTgactaagggtgtgtttgtttggaggtgaaacaaggtggatggaaaactttggaaagaaaataagaagaaaaacttttttggagTATATTTGGTTGGgtagagaggaagaaaaataaattatgggGTCCAGGTGTTTTCTCTCCAAGCCCATCAAAATGTTTTatctccaaaatggagagaaaactgagtggggataaattttttcttgattaaCAAAAATGTCCATGTGCACATTCTTCAAGttgcctttatttatttattttttcttctccacgTAGTACTGttgcccttttttttgtttttgtttttgcgtAGTTgcctcttctcttttcttttttcttttttcttttttggacagTAATGttgcctctctttttttgttttgattttctagggttttttttttttttttttttaactagataatgattttttttgggacatgatttttttttttttaataaatttgggtgattgctttttttttggttatttgtcacttttttgttttaattgggcatcattCTTTAATAAGGCATAcgagtaaatttattcaaactcactttttccatccttccattttttcactcccaactaaacaaaaaggagagaaaataaaatattttctatcctgtCACTTTTTTATCAttccaccattttctatcctcccacttttccacccctccaaccaaacagaaaAAATCCTGTTACTTTTTTATCAttccaccattttctatcctcgcacttttccacccctccaaccaaacggaccctaaaccTTTTGGGTATAGCACAAgcttataattatatatatatatatatatatatattgtgacataaataaaattatgaattaagATCCTTTAGAGTTTTAGGGTAACTCCATTGTAGAGTTCCTAAAACCCtctttattcatttaaaaatggTTGGATTAGTTTATGTCAcatcattaataatttaaatagatataaaaatttaatagtttTATTAAATGTTAATGAAGTTGTAATTCAAtcctttcatttcaaaataaatagaaagTATGTTAGGAACTTTATGGTGGAGTTATCTAAGAACTATAAAAGATCTaaatcttaaacttttttttttcctttgacaTACTGTTACTACAGGTTTGCTTGTAATAGAAGAATTTGTTATTGCCATTGACACCCTAATCTCAGGCGTAACCTCGTCGTGGAGAAATGAATGTTAAGGAAAATGGCCAGTaattagaaatattttaatGCCATAATTAAATCCAGTTGTATACGTCTGTGACCTCTTTAGAAAAGAATACTTTATCTTTGTGGTAGAGGGTTTTTTAACTGAAAGAGTGGGTATActtttaaattgtttatataatttaatcaacGTGTAGGGACTTCTACAATACTAATCTTGTCCAAGAAGCCTTGACATGCCTACAATTACGTGAACCAGCAAAAGTTGTCAGGACCCTAGCAAAGAATCTTTacatatttgataattttatacaAACCCCCAGtgttgtataaaaaataaaaataaaaataaaacctaacaACACACTAAGCACAAACCTTCTAATATCCAATCAAACATAAGTTGTCCCTCAAAGCCCAAACATCAAATTAATATACATTACAAATCAATAAATTTGgcatgtgtttttttaattaatataaactataaaatatatGCGTATATTTCATAGGAAAACCATGCCGTTGTCAATCTCGAATCTCATCTCCTCCAAGTTTGAAGGTGCCCCATTTCCCAAACTCTCTTCTTCCATGTTCATCTCCCATAAGAACCCATAGTCATCATCACCTTTGGAGGTAATTTCATTGTTGTTGTCTGTGCCCTGAGAAAACTGAAGGAGATTTAGCAGGGAGTTACTTTGGTTGTGGTGAGATGGAGTTGAAGCAAACGAGGTCATTTGATTGTACCCACAAGGCATGGTTTGGCTAGTGGGACCACAAGATGTGGTCTCAAACATAAGTTGGTTGCTATCTTCCAAGTTTGCTGCCATACCCTTGCTTTTGTGAAATACTCTACACAAAACCCAGTCTTCCTGTAATCAAAACGCGTAATAATCTCATTAGCAAAATGCATGCACTAAGTAGTATTATCATGACATTATAGATAGGGTAGCATCTAATTTGGATAATGTTTTCTTTTCGTTTATCCCCCATTAAGGTGGAAACGCATGTAACAAAGTCAATAGGCAACTTTCATACACACTTTCCTTACAGTTTCCTGTGAGATATTGGTGCATGAAACACTGAAACTTTTCTATACTTGAAGATTCTCTCTGTCTCACCGTGATAGTGTGTGATTTTGTATGTGTTTGCGTgtgaaatgaagaaataatattgtTCCAAAAGCAGCAAAAAGAGTCATACCTTAGGAGGCATATGTGGGGTCTCCAAGCGAAATTCATGCATGATCCAACCAGTTTTGATGCCATTTGGAGCTCTATTGCGATAGAACACCAAAGTCTTTCTCATCCCTACTATCTCCCTTGACATTGGGTCCAGCACTGTACGGTCCTTCCCTGTGGCTTTCCAGTAACCAGATGTCGTTGCCCTATTGGTCCTGAAGCCTGTGGCATATTTGCGGTCTCTGAAGCTGAAGAAGTACCATTCAGTCGCATTGAGTTTAGCCACCTCTgtagattgaaaaaaaaacacagttttttgaaGTTTAGCAATTATATGAACATTGCTTTCAACAAAGCAGTAGAGTGGGGCACAAGTGTCATAGCCAAGATAGCATAGGATATGATTTGATATCCTACGTTACtgactttaatatatatacgtATGTATATAGTGTTGTACAGTATTGGTAGGATAAATGTTACAAATTTTACCATATAATATTCAAAAATTGATGTATCACCCATCAATAtaactatattatttaattaacacAATTTTAGCAAATGAGCAAACAAATTTTTAGCAAAAGCCTATTTCTAATTAAACACACTTTTAATACGtgatgtaatttattttttaataattagataATTATAATAGGAGAAGGAAGATTTAAATTCTAAACCCTGATAAATGTCAATTGAGCTACAAAGTTATTGACATACGTGAcggaattaaaaataattgaaaactGCATATATTGATGATTGCCATGTACCTTAGctttgactctttttttgggaattaGACTTGCATGGAAGATTAAAAGAGATGGCAAGTCTGTGTCACCTTAATGAGTTATGTCCAAGGAAGCTAAAGGTGTGGTGTCAAATTTAAGGAAGAACGATTTGAGGACCACTAGGGTTTAGAAGAAAATCATTATGagtaaataactaaatacaTGAATCTTCATGTTCAATTTTTCATTTGCTTGGACGTAGTGCTGAAGTGATGCGTGAAAGTCATGGAAAGTTGCTTTCTGCTTAGTCTCTTAGATAATCATCACGGTTGAAAGTTTTGGCTGGCGACCATGCATTGACACGTTGCTCTTTAAGAAGATATGGAGGAAGCTTATGAAGTAAGTTGTTGTGTTGTAAATAAAAAAGCTCATCTACGcaattcaatttataaaaaattccAGCTAAATAGGGAATATTTATGTCCCACAAAAAGTTTTCACTGTATTAGATTACTGATCCCTTCAACCCTACCATATTGTAAATCAATTAAGGAttataaacactaaaaataataggaaaacaaacacaaatttgAGCAATTAGATGCTCAATCATTTACCCTTCTACTGTAGCCACCTAATAATTTACTCTGAGACAAggcaaatatataatttctggTGTACTTGATGATATGGTATATCTGGACCATCCATGAACCTGGTCCTATATGCATGTGCGTGGTCTTTGCACATGACTAACCTCCATATATATCACAACCCATATGGCAAATTAGCTTAGCTTGGTAGCCAACCAGCTAGCCGATTTGCATGAATACagcaaagagagaaagagtgaaagCTCTGGCACCTACGTATGCATGCCATATATCTTAAATTCCTTCAaaggaaatttatttatatcaggtcaaaataattaatgtaCGTAGAAGCAAAAAAACTATTCTTCGAATCTGTTTAATGGCCGCTAAACATTTTATATAGAGTGTATAGTACTGCTGTGTTCAGAAAGCCAATAATGGTTTTCCATTAGATATCATTGGTGACTGAAATATCATCATGAATCGATCGCTGCTAAAAGGAAAtctaaacaaaagcaaaagtaaaagtaaaaaagaaaagattatcTTTGAAAGGTCAGttgcttccttttttcttcGACAAAGGTCAGTTGCTTCCTTGAAGTAATGTTTAAGGCAGGTTGGATTTGAAATaaccattttaaaaatgttttctagTTATTAACAAACCTCCAAGCCTCCAACAGTAGAGCCTGAGAGTTTGCTTGTCAGTTCTTTCTTACAATTATGataataaactaattaaaatatgcatacatacaaacaatatatatatatatatattaacactAATACCACTTAAAGAATTTAGCTATATCAGACAAAGGATTGAATaaactatgcataaaattggagttctctctctctctaaaggaAAACATGTTTGTCCGCTCGCTCTACCCCAAGCTAGCTACCATTCCAAACATGCTGGTCTGCCTCgtacagaaaataattttgtgttatcTTTATGTCCTGCCCCATAGTAAAAGCATGCCAACAAAAGAAGACAAATCAAGGTGCTCAAACTTTATCTGTCACATTAATTATTGTTACATCGgttataaaaagtaaaagaaaagaaaaaggaaaaaaatgagaacTTGCTCTAAATTCTGATGAAATATAACAATGAGAAACAAAgattttaagaaacaaaaaacaaaggttTTGTAAGCATATATGGGATGTGAGTCAGAATAACTTACCAGGAAGCTGCCATGGCTCACAAGTATGCAAGTCAATTTCCATCAAAGTACCCTTCAAAACTTCCTCATTTGTGATCTTTTTGTAGAGATAATGGCAGACCAACTCCTCATCACTAGGATAAAATCTAAACCCAGGAGGCAGTGTGGCTCCAATGTCTCTCAAACCCATGTTGATTATTTTAAGGAAGGATAAGATTTGgtagagcaaagaaaaatgaaatcttTATATAGTTTGAATaccaaagagaatttttttttatagttggAGTATATTTGTGGTTGGAGATTGAAGGTGGCTGGCTGGTTGGTTTAAAGAGAAGCTTTGGTTTCTATGTTTGGGTATTTGAAAATATTCTACTATGGGAGAAAGgttggtattatttatatatggctATAGGATGATAAAGTTCCTTTGCCTGGTAGAATTTCTCACAATATTCTGGCAGGCCATGCTTGTTTAACTGGTTAGTTATAGTAGGAAGTTTCAAGAAAAACCAAAGTTACAAGAAATCTTCCTGGAGTAGAACAATTGATGCAGTCATATATGGACAAAAGCCAAATTATTTTATGAGAGAAACCCTCCAAA contains the following coding sequences:
- the LOC115959371 gene encoding NAC domain-containing protein 21/22-like, translated to MGLRDIGATLPPGFRFYPSDEELVCHYLYKKITNEEVLKGTLMEIDLHTCEPWQLPEVAKLNATEWYFFSFRDRKYATGFRTNRATTSGYWKATGKDRTVLDPMSREIVGMRKTLVFYRNRAPNGIKTGWIMHEFRLETPHMPPKEDWVLCRVFHKSKGMAANLEDSNQLMFETTSCGPTSQTMPCGYNQMTSFASTPSHHNQSNSLLNLLQFSQGTDNNNEITSKGDDDYGFLWEMNMEEESLGNGAPSNLEEMRFEIDNGMVFL